From the genome of Vitis riparia cultivar Riparia Gloire de Montpellier isolate 1030 chromosome 2, EGFV_Vit.rip_1.0, whole genome shotgun sequence:
CATGTGTTGAATTGGAGCCCAACCATTTGGAAAATCCCTGTCAACAAATTCTATTAGATATAgatactaaaatataaattgtCAAATAACACAAAAGATCTCAAGCTTTTCACTAGTTGATATGCAATTGAACCAAAAGATTACTTACCATTGTTGTCCCGAATTTGTCAAGGAAGTTGCAATCCCAGCAGAGCAAAGCAAACCCGAACTTTGGAAACTTTCCATAACTTTCTCCACCACAGAAGCATCTGCACATGTTTATGCAATAACCGCATTCTTACTTcaacttttattatatatttttgcaTACAAAGTATAAAGACTTATTTCATCAATCAAGATTCCAATTATAATAACAAGTTCCATTGATAATTTCTAGTATAACATACCCGAGTTAAACAACTCAATCCACAGAGGAACAAAGTTTGAAGCAAACACGTTCTCGTTCTGGTTTGAAGCTTCTAATTTATGAACTtcctaaaataaatgaaaataacacaTGAGGAACGGTAAATTGATTGTTGTAGTCATGACATGTCACTTCACAAACTTCATATGTAGATATCACCTTGCATGAAGTGGAATTGTCACCGAGCCAGTAGTCAACCCATTGTCCCATCTTTGCATTCCAGAAAACAGAGTCCATTGCCTTTTTTCTCCCTTGAGAAGCTTCCACAAAGCGTTCAGAGATGGTATTTTCTCCAATAACTTTTGCCAAGGAGGCTATGTCAAGCTCCATCTGGCCAACAAATATGATGGCTTGTCATAACAAATTTGTAAATTATGAATTCAATTAAGGCTTTTTAAGAGGATATTCTAAATTGTACCTTCAGTATAAATGCATTCAAATCCACGGGTAGAATTGATGTTGTAGCCAATGTCGTGAAATCTGAAGAATTCCTACAACAAGACACCTAAATATTCATACCTCGTCATTCAATATCTGAACACTTTTAAATAGTTAAATCTTAAACTAGACTTATAGCCCAAAGAACTATGAGCTGAGGCAgtagaaccaaaaaaaaaaattgaaattcacattAAATAAGGACAAGAATGGATGGGCTTTCATTATTTCCTCTCAAAAAAGTTCTGTTTTTAGTTTCACAAGCAAAATTTTGCATGCAAACATGAACGAGATTGTAAAACCATAATaactcttaaaataaaaacataatggTCAATATCAGAAACATAAGCTAAAACACGAGCAATTAAAAGGAATATCATGCAAGATTAATACCAACAGAAATTGTCCACAACTGATGGTTATTGGGATAGTCAGATTAATAAGAGCTCATTATGGAGaccaatttaaaatttgactAACATCCAACAGTCAAGGTGATTGGCTTACAAAGGGTTGGCTAAAATTGGCTTTCacttatttgtttaatattCTAGGATGGCACAAAACAGATCAATTCCCccattaaaaaggaaaaaaatacatgtaCAAGGTGATACCTCATCCATCTTGTGCTGAAATCCCATCCAGATTCAGCAGTTGAAGCCAGTTCCCTGTAAAATTGCTGTTTCTCCGAAACATCCAAGATCTTGGAAGCAGACTCCTTGTCCTGTGAGCAGAATTAGTTATTCAATAACAAACTCTTTTAACATTTTCCATCAATTTATATGAGACCTTTCTTAATCTAGTATATGGGGGAGAAGAATTTGCGCACATTAGTTGAAGACTCTGGTCTCGGTTTATCCCACATTGCATAGTACCGACTCAAAGTGTGATTACAGGCTTGATCATCCTGAATGGTTATCTTATGTATCCCTTCAATGACGGAAGTGACAACAACAGAAAAGGTAGAAGTAAGAGTAGTTTACACCAACAAAAAGTAGCAAAAAACAACAAGGCAAGGACAAGTGGTAGACATACGACAAACTGCTaggaaaaataaacaatctCATTCTCATTTAATACCTGAATTCCAAAATTGATGTTCCTTGAGCAAAGCAGGGAGAGACTTTCTCACCATTTCTTTATCACCCGTTCTCTCGTATATTTCATAGATCATGGAACTCAGGAGCGGGGGCTGGCTGAAAAAAAGTCCCACCCAATCAAAGATCGTTCTTTAACTCCAATTTGTAAGAAACTTACAATAGGATGAATTTGCAAAGGTGGGCTATATGACATTATGTCAAAccaaaagagggaaaaaaaaaacacgaaaaTTAAATGTCAATCAGCAAACAGCACAAACTGCAGCTACTTTGGAAGATTGAGATCATTACCTCCGATTGCTGTAATATGCCCTTGCACCGTTTAGGACATAACCATATTCATCGATAAGTGAAATCAGATTAGCAACAATTGCTTTTGCCGTCTCATGCATTTTACTTGCTAGCAAGCCCCTGCATGACAAAGTATATTAACCCTATAAGAGGAAACTCCACAGAGAAACTTTCCAGCCAAAACCCTAGTGTTATGATCAACAATTACCAATGAGGAAAAGCCCTAGCATACAATTATTTCTGGTAATCATCAGAAACCTTAGTAAATGAACTGCATCTACCAAAACAATGTGGACCCAGTCAGGAAGAAAAGGGTATACACCCTTGTTTTCAACAGGACATTGGAACACCATTAGTCCTCCAAATAGCTTGGCATAACATGAACAATAACCCATGGCAAAAACTTCCACGATTATCAAAATTGCAATGGAATTGGGATCCCAAACCCGAAACAAAAGCTAAAAGCCTTGATTTATAATATGGATTTGTATTCAGTTTTCGGGTTTATTACATTCATGAATCTAATCCTCCTCCCACAATCCCATGGAATTTGCTTTCTCTGTGTAATTGTATTCGCAGATTTAGGGTTTATTGCCTTAATGTACACAACAACAAAACAGGAGAATAAGAATTTTGGGAATTGAGATTCCGCTCCATAATGACATGCTACCAAATATCAAAAGACGCAAATGATTGAAAAGCAAACCAAACTAACCGAATAACCCAGTAAGAATCCCAATAGTAAACCTCTCTAAACCTCGATCCAGGAATCACCATTGGATTAGGAAGAGGAAGCAGAGTGTGCAGGTCCGGCCGATCCCGAACCCGGTTCGAAACTTTCCGGCTCAGATTCTTCCAAAGAGAATGCACCTCCAATGCCCATGCTCTCACCTCCGGACTCTCCACCTTCGGCAAGAACCCCGTCGGCTCCGGCACATAATCCTCTGGCACAACCTCCACCAAATCCTCCCCTGCACCTAGCATGTACTCTCCCATAAACCCCTCCAAAACCTCAACCGAAACCGACCCATTTTCAGACCTGGGTAGCTTCTTAAAAGCCTCCTCTGTGTCTGAGAGATTGAATTTCAGAGACAAATCCACGTAAAGCTTTGGGTCGAAGTCGGAGTTGCCATAGGTTTTGAAGGCCGTTTCTTGGAGGCGATCAAGGAAGGTGACGAGTGGGGTGGTGGGCTTCACAGGAGAGCACTGCGATGAAGCTTCGGTAACAGCCATGGAGGATacgaagaagaagagaaaacaagagaataaagaataaaaaataagattatagGATAGAAAAACCTCCATTTTTCATAGAGAATGAAAGCTGTCTGGCTTGGGTTTGAAGAGGGAGAAGCAAAGCCATGTCgaaaattgaacaaaaagaagATGCAGAAAAGAGCCGGCAGATTTTGGAGATAGCGATTGTCTGGACTTCAGTTATggcccatttattaaaaaaaaaaaatataacatctaACCACTTTTTGAACTTCCGTCAAAATTGGTGTCTTTGGTACGTACGCGCtgcatcattaaaaaaatatatattttgacaaCTAAGgctttagttttttaattgaaGTCTCTGAGACTTCATTTtaacttttagtttttttttaatttaaaatttaataaaaaattattaaattatacaaataaattgatatcttaaaaaataataaattaaatatattaaattaataaattatacaattttatatattatttatatgttatataaatttattattttaagattattaatttattaataaataaaatattaaattataatatcttttacttatcaatttatgtttgttgaagtaatattagattcttaagtttaaatataaataatttatttgtagacccccacaTGGGCCTCATTCTTCAGGCAGCTTGTCTTGCCACGTGGAAGAGCTTTGAGAGACCACTTGTCTGCTCGTGGATGGCTGCTGGGAATCAGAGTAGTGGAACTGAGGAGCGAGTGAGAGTTTGACACGTAGCATGGAGATATTCTGGCCGTTAGTGAGGAGCGTATATTTTCTGTTAGTGGAGGCTTGCAGCTGCAAGGGGAAAGTGGTGCTTTTTGGTGCAGGGAGACCTTTTGGCCGTGGGAAGATATTTTTAGGAGAGGTGAGGAGATCCCAGGGAGAGCTGGGAGGGAAGAAGGAGGCTGCTgggaggagaaaaaaagaacCAGAGGAAAGGAGAAGCCATTTTTGGGTTTTctggagaaaaatgaaaaggagcAGACAGCTTTAGAGTGAGGGGAAGCTGGATATTCAGAGTTGGGGAGAGAACTAGGGTCCCCAGGCTGGTTACAGAGGGAGATATTGCAACGTTTCTGTGAGAGAGAGAGCTTGAGAGGGAGAAGGAGATTTTTCTGGAGGGTATTCCTTGAGCTTAGGCGGCTACGGAGGAAGGCTTAGAGGAGACTAGCTAGAGAAGAGTATGGTGAGAGGGATCCTTTGCTTGAGGGAAGGGGTTTCTGGTTACGGGTAGAGTAGCAGGGAGCTTTGAGAGCTGAGAGAGTGAGTGAAGCTAAGGAGAAAACAGTGAGATTTCTTTTGGCTGAAAGAAAACAACAGGGaggttttgagagagagagggagaggatTCTGTTAGCTAGAGAGGGACTTTTTCTGGTGAGGATTCCTGGAGCTGAGGCTTCGACGGAGAGAAGGATGctagagaggaaaaacagaggaaaaccaGAGGGATGCAGGAGAGATTCTGAGGAGACAAGCTGAGGAAAACCAGAGAGAAATTAAAGAGAcaaaagaggaagagaagatACGAGAAGCTGAGTAAGCAtttgcttgaaaaaaaaaaaactcaggtATAACCACTATGGTTTTCTTTACTTTGGATTGTTTCAATTTCCTTCTCGGTTATTGTTGTTTTTGAgataatttgttgttggtttgGATGTGGATGATCATAGGCCACAGACTTGTTGTTAATCTCTTTGGTTGCTGTGATTTTGTTATCGTTGGTTCATGTCTCTTTTCCCTTAGTTCTGTTTGAGCATGATTTGCCTCTGCCATAACTTTTCTATAAATGTTTGAATAATACCTGTGTTCTCgttttaaatatgttgatttCACTCACCTTCATCTGAGCCCATTGATGGACGCATGACATGAGGCTTGAATGGTTTCCCTTTGTTCCTATTATTGGTACTCTGTTTTGCCGTTTTCCTCTGTTCCTGGTTCTCATCTATGGTGCGCACCAGTTCTGTCATCCCTGCATGAGAGAACAAAGGACTACTAAGGTGTAAATGTAAGGAGACTAAAGCCGGGATGTTAATTGGATTGTGACTATGTATGCTCTGTTTCTGGGACCTCTCAGCTCTCTGTACCCGGTTCTCAATCCTTTCTTAGTTTCACTATTTCTTGGGGACAGTGCTTGTTTGCGCCTGGTGCTTACTTCATGGTTCCAATGGCCTGCATGTTTGTCATTGGTTGTCAGAGTTGTTGGTTGGAATTACACGGCTTAGGCTTTTGCTTTCCAAGGTTCGGATTATGGGTTTGGTTCTGTTCTTCTGAAGTCATCTGAATCAGAGGTAATATATGCCAAGTTGAAAAGGATTTAATAGCTGCTATAAAGGGGCGAATAAATTGTGTGAAGATGGATCTAAAAAGAATGGAAGTGTGGTAATTTCTGAGCAGAAATCCTGAAATGTCTTGGAGAAACTGAGATAATTCAGTTGAGAATCCTGCCCCAGAAATTAATTCATATCTACAACATGTCGGTATTGTGCTTAGAGATGAATTTAGAAGCCTCTCAGTTTTTCAGGACAGTCCAGCATCGGGTCTTATAAGCAATTTATTCTCGATTGTTTAGCCTAAACTAATTCAGAAGGCACAGCTAGGTGACTTGCAAAAATTGCTTCCCCATAATTTGCAGAGTTTATCTCCTACAGTGCCATCTGTTCCAATAAGACACCATGCTCCCTTCTCACCACAGCTACAGCCAGACCCCTCGCAGCCTGAACCTTCAGGTCAAGTGCAGAAACATCACTACCTCAAACCTCAATCTTTGAAGCTCCCTCAACAATAGAGAATCCTGTGTTAGAGCATTCAAATTATCCTGCTGCAGAAAGTGCAAGAAAGTTGAGCATGAGTAATTTTGGCTGCAGTTATGAAGAGTGGGATACTATCTAACAGTTCTGTTTCTGGTAGCATTCCTAAAACGAGTTTTCAGAATACAGGGGCAATGCTACAGTTTGTTATTCAGTCTCCTTTACCGAGTGGACACTCCTTCTGCACCTCCGACCCATAGCTTTGTGGTCCTTGACATGGAAATCCTTGCCAAACTCACTGGAATTCGCCCGGGCAGCTGCAAAGCAAGCAAAGTTGTCCTCGAACGACGCCGGCGGCTTGCCGCCGGCGGCGAAATGTCTCCGCCATCATCAGAACGCCAAGCAACCACAGCCATAACCGCTCAGAATCTAGAGCCAGCACTGAATTGGGCTCCCATTAATGGTGACAAACTCGAACAAAATGGAGCAGACCTTGAGCTGAAGCTTCACCGCTTGTAGTTCTTGGAGATGCCACAATACTAAGTTGACGAGAAGTCAAGACACAGAGAATGCGTAAGTTTCCATGTTGGAGCTCTGGAGTTTAATGGATACACCAATCAAGGAGAGACAGATGTTCAGAATGTTACCAGTAATGTCGCTGCTTCAGAACACGAAATTATTGGACCTAACACTCTTTCCCTTGATTTTATTAACTATGTTGAGGCAGAAGTATCAAGGTTAGAGCGGCTGAAATCAAGCAAAATGAAAGAGCTTATTTTGAAGAAGATGGCAGAACTGGAGGAGATATGCAGCAGGATACACGTTGTCTCAGAAGCATATATTCCAATCGAACATTCAACTGAAGCTATAGGTTTGAAAATACTGAACCAGCTATGGGGAATGGCACTACCCGAGTCCCACTTTTGCCCATGCATgccatatttctttttaacacCACGTGTCTTCATACCCTTTCTTTTCATACCTACAAACCATCTCTCTACATTCATATCTAACCCATTTCCCATCACCAGTTATACCCATTAAATCTTTCACGTCCCAACTCATATTTCCACCATGCCCATACTCATTAGATGCCCATCATAatcctattcacattcacccCTCTCAAACATCCACTCGTCTTACCCATCTTCCTCCATCCAGTGTTATTCACTACATGCAGCAgtgtatatttaattatttgagaTGTGATAAGGAGGATCACTACTTTCTTTTGACGGGAAGTCCACTCACTGCCTCGGAGAGCCGTGAATACACTGGTGAAATTATGTTTGAAACCTTCAATGTTCCTGGTCTTTATATTGCAGTGCAGCCACCATCACCTCTGGGTTCATCCCTCACAGAGCATCTTGATTATTCTTCTAATAATTTTACCTTGGAGCAGTTATGTTCATCTTCTTGGCAAGTTATGCATTGGCAGTATGGTTTGGTGTAAAGTTGACACTGGAAAAAGGATATACTGGGGGTACGGTTTCGAATGCCATTATTGCCGTATTGATTGGTTCCACGTCTCTAGGGTAGGCATCTCCTTGCATGAGTGCATTTGCTATTGGTCAAGCCGCTGCATTCAAGATGTTTGAGACGATACATAGGAAGCCGGAGATGGATGTTTGTGGCATCAAAGGGAAGATATTGGAAGATATTCAAGAAAAGATATAGTTCAGATATAGATACATGGAGATTCAGTTCAAGGGTGGCACGGATAGTTTACGTCAAGTTTGGGAAGAAACTACATCGCGGTCACCTCCAACCTCCAGGGCAAGCATAGCGTGGTGCTTATATAGACTTTTCTGGGCATTTTCAGCAAGTTCAAAGGCGCCGTTATAAAGAACGAACACTGCCGACAACACAACCAGATTGGACACTTTCCATAGCGACAAAATTGGAGTTCTCATGCTGAATCATCCCACTGATTGATTGAAATCTTGTTGAGATTTTTTAGCCAAAGATGTGGACAAAGACAGCCATCTTGCTTACAGTCAGAATATCAAAGTTGGAAAATTGAAGCGCCCGTTGATATAGTCACCCTTAGCATGCTCGTTGATCCAAAAGATGATGAAACAGCTTCATAAAAGCATGATCAGATTCTGGCCAGTAGGTAAGGACACGTACAGGAAATTGATTTCTGATGGAGGGGTCATCTCAAGCATCTTGGTAATGTATTTGCTGCACCACATGTCCTGCTGAAAAGATGCTTCAGTCAAATGGTCAGAATTCCATCATAATTGCTGGGGATATCAATATGTCTCTTTAGGCTTGAGACTCTTTTTGATGAGGATGCACAGATTGTAAAGAATGCGGGGATTGCTAGCTTTGCTTCAATGAGGAATTTTTGCTCTCCTCAGCATTCGAGTAATAAAGATTTGAAGGACTCCATAGGGATCTCTTTTAGAAGATGTATGCAGCCTGTAGAGAAGTGTTCAAGGGATGTTCGGGAATTATTTCGATAAGTTGGTGGTGCAGTACATGGATGGCCAGCCCATATAGCAAGATCATGTGATTCATTTGAAGATGAGTTGTGGACAGAGCAGATATAGTGGCATTCCAGATTGCATTCTTACTTGGTTTTCCCTCATCACCTTTTCATTTGTATGTCAATGCATGGGTACCTTTGAGGAATGTGCTATCTCCTATTCCcctctttgaatttttaaaataattacccCAAAtcctattttgtaaatattctctcaaattcagcttttcaaataatctcaactcctcttattttataataaaatttgacagcctttttctttctggcaagccattttcaaattttctttgatttttaaaatgttttaaaataagcatggatttaattccgtaattccgaataatggaatttatgggattaattcatgcaaaataaaacgggctttggtgggggccccacataggtgattttataattgattgactgattgattatcatacatgattgatttatcctaCTCTTTGACATGCATgctattattccttaattgtttACTAACCCtatctcttgatagcgcatggtggctcgttggtCAGGTACGCACCTATTCTCACTCTGGTCACTTTATATACATGtattgattcccatatgtgcatgatcaattcGAGTATTCGTTGATTTCTTTATTAGATGCCAAGagtgcttcattttattagtagagacccaactttagggacttagaggggtgctacggtccttaccgtaccttcccgataagtaacctgacccccgaacccgatccggtttttcgtagatcaccttttccaaataaggagtcacatttagggtttttctttcttattttgtttacccttttaaaaataaaacaaaaataagtggcgactccaagtcatttctttttaatcaataaaaatcaatttttcagataaaatgaaaatcgagctcgccatcgagtgggaaacgcatgagcacgaaatgcggggtccacaaaatggcgactccactggggacttttagagggtcaagcttgaacttaaagtgaagcaaacatggcgtttgatgagtcgatcagtgggtactcatctcttgattgcacattgggaGTTCGCAAGTtttcacttgggacattgacGTGTTGATCATGTTGGTTGATTATTTTGGTTGGGGATTATGATATAGCCAGTTTCTTcatgcttcattgatatatttgagatatttgacatgttgattatgagattgattatcttgattgaggattttgatttttctgtgCTTCTTTGTCATGTTTGTTAAGTACATTGGCATgctgattatattgattgatcatcttgccttgcttagcatagtcattctgattttgccatgattgttctGTTCACCTCACATGCATGGATTCACTGGTGTATATCATTTGACTTGATGTGTTGATTCTCTAGCTTGTATATTGCCTTGAttgtcttttgagcatgatgtCTGTATCCCTATTCGTCTTGATCGTCATAGTTTGTGTGGACTTGAGTGATATACCTGTACTCTGCTTGACTGTATGGTGCATGACTACCCTTCCTTTGTGTGATTGCGTGTTGCTTGTCCGTGTGGGtagcacatctatccccttatctcCGACCCTCTAGtttcggtcatttccttcatttcggttctcacttttgcaagtgtgaggccttgtgtgtgcttGTACTCTGACCGAGATAgaggttaggagtagggtctagcgacgggctataccgATGTTTGGGAGCGTTCTGGAGGAGATCGACATatcgatgctgattggagtccgatcattgaagacctgtatagccccaagctaggtttcatggatagttgtgcggccagtgtgttttctctcttgttttagcttcttagggttttcggatgcacccacaccattcactgtgcactttagtcgaCCGTTGAGTGTTGAGGGTTTGAGAGGCTTCACCATAGGAacccccctgggatgtcgaggtagtgcatgtgtggagctgatgaccaccttgcatggaagcgccccgtctctttggaggcgtgcagagggttgcgtaccgccggagggtacgatcgcttctgctagggatcttttaaagtccacccatatccatttagagccaccttgacctcgtaggttgagccatAGATActtcgattaggactcccttcctacacgtgggtgcatctgagggccttcagagcctctgtgGTCATAGTTCAGATTCGacacttcttttttttagtcttcagttgagagtgctcggagattggtatgagtttgagtatcggttggatcacctttGTCCTGTCACCTTGGATTGAgtttttcactcgatgagtttGTCGTGTTTTCCTCCTTAGGGTTTTTGTTCTCATTTCTTGGCTCGACACACCTcttcactttgttgtcactgactcgatactttgggatatgttcattgatcaccTTTTTACACTGTACGCTTATCACGGGCCCgatacctcattctttgtttgatccttgattcaattttcgactcgatgctcatattttcattacagaaaggtgaaaTGCACATTTTCACATTCACACTTTTTTCGAGAGagtcgccttgatcaccttatcattttttctcttatggagctcgggttaaaagttgaattaaagaTATATGTTTATAGATGGACTATTGATCTCGTGATAGCGCGTTTTTCACACCTCTTtcatcttggattattgatgggaattctctagtcacatttgtagccatcacGCAGTGGATACCTTTATGACTCCAGAGTTCTTGTCATACATCTAGATTTCGGATTGCCATCTCAGGACCATGTGCTTGCATGTTGCATTGTCATCTTTTAGAGTTCTATCTCGTgtccttcatccattttgtttgcattgtagggagtcaGTTTAGGAGTCGGTTGAGTCTGGAGTCACCTTCTTGGAGGAGAGTTGGAGGTCGATTGATCAGAGCAGATTCATATCCGAGTTCAGACAGTTCAATTGAGATGTCAGACGagctagcttccacacttgcttccaTCCAGGAGTTCATGGCCGGAGTCAGTAGGCGCTTGGATCAGTTAGAGAGTTCTCGCCAGGATCCTCATCCGGCTGGCATGGTCATTGACGAGACGATTCCTCATGCATCTCAGACAGCACAGACTCGTCCACCTGGGGTTTCACTTGGTACTCCATTCCATCTGGCAGATCATTATGAGATCATTCCACCACCTACTGTCACAGTGCCGCCTCCCATGGTTCCTACTATTGAGGATACTCGATTGCCGAGCAGGAGGCCAaggttgagaggcttgagtccaTGATGAGACAGATCAGATTGCAAGACGGgggtttgacttgggatgacagAGATGGTATACCGGCGGCTAGCTTGCCCGCCAAGTTTCGCATGCCAGACATTGAGCGTTacagtgggattggttgtcccaagatccacttgagGCTATACAGCACGGTCATGAGAGCACATGGGATAGATGATGCGCAGTTGGTGGCCCTATTCCCTATGTCACTTAGTGGGGCAGCTCAGAGGTGGTTTGCTTCAGTTGAGCCTTCGAGACTTCGCACCTGGGAGGACGTGGCTCATGAGTTCCTGACTCAGTTCGCTTTCAGTGCTGATATTGATGTATCCagacgagagttggaggccactaGACAGAGGCCAGAggagtctatttcttcctttgtcactcgTTGGAGAGCAAAGGTGGCTGGTATGGTAGACCGGCCTAAGGAGCAGgatcagattgatatggttcttcggAACCTACAGCCGAGGTTCGCTAGGCGTCTTGTGGGCATCCCATTTCAGGATCTTAGGAGTTTGGTTCATGCTGCTTTCAGTGTAGAGGAGGCCATGgctcgaggattatggacagataCTACTCCTTCCCCTGACAGTAAAGGGAAGAAGCTGATTGGATCATCTACCAGATCTGGAGAGGTTGGTGCTATTAGCTATCAGCATCGGAGGCCTACGCATCACTCACTTTATAGGCCTCCTACAGTCAGAGCTCCTTTCTCCCTTCCACAGTATCAGTATCAGCTGGATTATGCTCAggagccttacattgctcagactaGCATGCAGTCACGACCACCACATCCGAGAGCCGCCACTCACCCACCGcctagaccatatgcacagaggcccgcgagacagttcactctgttgggcatgactttgactagagcttttgagaagctcaggGACGCTGGAGTGATTGTTCCTTTGGCGCCGAGGCCTTTACCCCATCCTATTCCTCCTCATTTCCGTTCGCATGAGCATTGCTTGTATCATCAGATTCCGGGGCACGATACTGAGCGTTGTTCAGCACTCCATCATGCGATACAGGATTTGATCGATTCAGGGGTGGTTGACTTGGCTAGGCCAAGTGTGACTACCAATCCTCTGCCTGCGCATTccacacatgcagttcctcctcctcctaGTCTTCAGTAGATTGTTTTGGATGTTGATGGTACTGTTGGCATATGGTATTTCGGGATCTTCCAGGTTGAGGACTTGGTTTCAGTCGACATGGATACATCAC
Proteins encoded in this window:
- the LOC117927106 gene encoding probable trehalase — its product is MEVFLSYNLIFYSLFSCFLFFFVSSMAVTEASSQCSPVKPTTPLVTFLDRLQETAFKTYGNSDFDPKLYVDLSLKFNLSDTEEAFKKLPRSENGSVSVEVLEGFMGEYMLGAGEDLVEVVPEDYVPEPTGFLPKVESPEVRAWALEVHSLWKNLSRKVSNRVRDRPDLHTLLPLPNPMVIPGSRFREVYYWDSYWVIRGLLASKMHETAKAIVANLISLIDEYGYVLNGARAYYSNRSQPPLLSSMIYEIYERTGDKEMVRKSLPALLKEHQFWNSGIHKITIQDDQACNHTLSRYYAMWDKPRPESSTNDKESASKILDVSEKQQFYRELASTAESGWDFSTRWMRNSSDFTTLATTSILPVDLNAFILKMELDIASLAKVIGENTISERFVEASQGRKKAMDSVFWNAKMGQWVDYWLGDNSTSCKEVHKLEASNQNENVFASNFVPLWIELFNSDASVVEKVMESFQSSGLLCSAGIATSLTNSGQQWDFPNGWAPIQHMIVEGLVRSGLKEARLMAEDIAMRWIRTNYAAYKNTSTMLEKYDVEECGKIGGGGEYIPQTGFGWTNGVVLAFLEEFGWTKDQKLDCQ